From Microtus pennsylvanicus isolate mMicPen1 chromosome 10, mMicPen1.hap1, whole genome shotgun sequence, one genomic window encodes:
- the Fcgr3a gene encoding low affinity immunoglobulin gamma Fc region receptor III-A, which translates to MGPRLLPTALLLLVSSGIRAGFQKAVVILDPKWVRVLKDDNVTLRCQATYSPEDNSTKWFHNGSLIPQQHSTYVISKVKVNDSGEYKCQTALSTLSDPVNLEVHIGWLLLQTTQRPEFQEGDPIRLNCHSWKNNPVNKVTYLQNGKGKKYFHRNSELYIPSATQNHSGSYFCRGLIGRNNKSSEALRIIVRGPTSSSTSPPPWPRITFCLLTGLLFAIDTVLCFSVQRSLRRPVADYEEPELHWSKEPEDKTVSGEKKSFRSSRANSEAPEST; encoded by the exons ATGGGTCCACGGCTACTACCGACAGCTCTGCTACTCCTGG TTTCCTCTGGCATTCGAGCTG GTTTCCAAAAGGCTGTGGTGATCCTAGACCCTAAATGGGTCAGGGTACTCAAGGATGACAATGTGACCCTCAGGTGCCAGGCCACCTACTCCCCTGAGGACAATTCTACCAAGTGGTTCCACAATGGAAGCCTCATCCCACAGCAGCACAGCACCTATGTCATTAGCAAGGTCAAAGTGAATGACAGTGGAGAATACAAGTGTCAGACAGCCCTCTCGACTCTCAGTGACCCGGTGAACCTAGAAGTCCATATAG GCTGGCTGTTGCTTCAAACCACTCAGCGGCCTGAATTCCAGGAGGGGGACCCCATCCGGCTGAACTGCCACAGCTGGAAAAACAACCCTGTAAATAAGGTCACCTATTTACAGAACGGCAAAGGCAAGAAGTATTTCCATCGGAATTCTGAACTATACATTCCAAGCGCTACACAAAATCACAGCGGCTCCTACTTCTGCAGGGGGCTGATTGGACGAAATAACAAGTCTTCAGAGGCCTTGAGAATCATTGTAAGAG GCCCGACATCGTCATCCACCTCTCCACCGCCGTGGCCTCGGATCACTTTCTGCCTGCTGACAGGACTCTTGTTTGCAATAGACACAGTGCTGTGTTTCTCCGTGCAGAGGAGTCTTCGGAGGCCAGTGGCAGACTATGAGGAGCCCGAGTTGCACTGGAGCAAGGAACCCGAGGACAA GACCGTCTCTGGGGAAAAGAAAAGTTTCAGATCTTCGAGAGCCAACAGTGAAGCCCCAGAGAGTACGTAG